The following coding sequences lie in one Anas platyrhynchos isolate ZD024472 breed Pekin duck chromosome 15, IASCAAS_PekinDuck_T2T, whole genome shotgun sequence genomic window:
- the FAM83G gene encoding protein FAM83G isoform X1 codes for MAFSQVQCLDDSHVNWRSSESKPEFFYSEEQRLALEALASRGPDAFYEVLKKENIRDFLSELELKKILDTLETYDPGSEYIPRHGSSTGESEGDGDSQGDEQGVAPSLEYWPQRSDRSIPQLDLGWPETIAYRGVTRATVYMQPPIEGQAHIKEVVRKMICQAQKVIAVVMDMFTDVDIFKDLLDAGFKRKVGVYIILDETNVKHFLQMCERAQMHAGHLKNLRVRSTGGTEFFTRSATKFKGALAQKFMFVDGDRAMCGSYSFTWSAARTDRNVITVLSGQVVEAFDKQFQELYLMSKGVSLKSISMGQEPEPEPVTLPSVVPVTPANAVVKKLINPKYALVKAKSADQISKTSSENQDKNQKTDNKGKALPEGQPGDRHGEAADLSLLIHPGLLNLEKANMFDYLPTWVEPDPEPGSEVLGYINIIDPKIKNVKLSQMNRIKVCDVSQASAQHRQMLKLRELEAKKNSDQEPPPVSPCPRQTPQVPAEAPVVPSPIEGSSWVMNQGGMSAAPPLSHRLKPPEETPEEAKPPVPKPRTIPAGNLVTKTIVPCDSSAVPDGDTQPPPADPAAARQEPKENPNGASPESCRPPPAAGPQEDRGPPCAHNGLGEEEEEEEEEYITLSDQESYSSSSADHSYRRSNASSISDEYFEVRDRYGPLRRTNSDVTHNGEFLPVQRKLSDPHISRGTFLSPLGSLPSLKHVRAEDAAKRRSNAVEIRCVLPRAILDGNSSYPTSAAQGTHIYRYLPRNPAGREQGKEVSCSPPCEKPLGAGKYRGDGAEPKKTIAGSQPYWQSKAFSPSKPARPSHLSPSKPRVAGKPLTSLPEIQKAAEELRTPLGIPLSKLSQSKHLKNKVVAAPGAPSDSKKKPPEPTSQKEQ; via the exons ATGGCTTTCTCCCAGGTGCAGTGCCTGGACGACAGCCACGTCAACTGGAGGTCCAGCGAGTCCAAGCCTGAGTTTTTCTACAGCGAGGAGCAGCGCCTGGCCCTGGAGGCGCTGGCCTCCCGTGGCCCCGACGCTTTCTACGAGGTCCTGAAGAAGGAGAACATCAGGGACTTCCTCTCCGAGCTGGAGCTCAAGAAGATCCTGGACACCCTCGAGACCTACGACCCCGGCTCCGAGTACATCCCGCGCCACGGCAGCAGCACCGGGGAGAGCGAGGGCGATGGGGACAGCCAAGGGGACGAGCAGGGGGTGGCCCCGTCCCTGGAGTACTGGCCGCAGAGGTCCGACCGCTCCATCCCCCAGCTGGACCTCGGCTGGCCCGAGACCATCGCCTACCGCGGGGTGACCCGCGCCACCGTCTACATGCAGCCACCCATCGAGGGGCAGGCGCACATCAAGGAGGTGGTGCGCAAGATGATCTGCCAGGCTCAGAAG GTCATCGCAGTGGTCATGGACATGTTCACCGACGTAGACATCTTCAAGGACCTCCTGGACGCGGGTTTCAAGAGGAAGGTCGGCGTCTACATCATTTTGGATGAGACCAACGTCAAGCACTTCCTGCAGATGTGCGAGCGAGCGCAGATGCACGCGGGACACTTGAAG AACCTCCGGGTCCGCAGCACGGGGGGCACGGAGTTCTTCACGCGCTCGGCCACCAAGTTCAAGGGGGCTCTGGCCCAGAAGTTCATGTTCGTGGATGGAGACCGGGCCATGTGCGGATCCTACAG CTTCACCTGGTCGGCAGCGCGGACGGACCGAAATGTCATCACGGTGCTGTCGGGCCAAGTGGTGGAGGCGTTCGACAAGCAGTTCCAGGAGCTGTACCTCATGTCCAAGGGCGTGAGCCTCAAATCCATCTCCATGGGCCAGGAGCCCGAACCCGAGCCCGTAACGCTGCCCTCCGTCGTGCCGGTGACCCCGGCCAATGCCGTGGTGAAGAAGCTGATAAACCCCAAATACGCCTTGGTGAAGGCCAAGAGCGCGGACCAGATCAGCAAGACTTCCTCCGAGAACCAGGACAAAAACCAGAAGACGGACAACAAGGGCAAAGCCCTACCCGAGGGCCAGCCAGGAGACCGGCACGGCGAGGCGGCTGACCTCTCCCTGCTCATCCACCCCGGCCTCCTCAACCTGGAGAAAGCCAACATGTTCGACTACCTGCCCACCTGGGTGGAGCCCGACCCCGAGCCCGGGAGCGAGGTCTTGGGTTACATCAACATCATCGACCCCAAGATAAAGAACGTGAAGCTCTCGCAGATGAACCGCATCAAAGTCTGCGACGTCTCCCAGGCCAGCGCGCAGCACCGGCAGATGCTGAAGCTCAGGGAGCTGGAGGCCAAGAAGAACTCAGACCAAGAGCCACCCCCGGTGTCCCCCTGTCCCAGACAGACCCCGCAGGTCCCCGCAGAAGCTCCTGTGGTGCCCAGCCCCATTgaaggcagcagctgggtgaTGAATCAAGGGGGGATGTCGGCCGCTCCGCCGCTCAGCCACCGCTTGAAGCCACCCGAGGAGACACCCGAAGAAGCCAAGCCCCCGGTTCCGAAGCCGAGGACCATCCCTGCTGGAAACCTGGTGACCAAAACCATCGTGCCCTGTGACAGCAGTGCTGTCCCCGATGGGGACACGCAGCCACCACCAGCCGACCCCGCGGCTGCAAGGCAGGAACCGAAGGAGAACCCCAACGGGGCCTCACCGGAGAGCTGCCGTCCCCCTCCGGCAGCGGGGCCCCAGGAGGACAGAGGGCCACCCTGCGCCCACAACGGGctgggggaagaggaagaggaggaggaggaggagtacATAACCCTGAGCGACCAGGAGAGCTACTCCAGCAGCTCCGCCGACCACAGCTACCGCCGCTCCAACGCCTCCTCCATCTCCGACGAGTACTTCGAGGTGAGGGACCGCTACGGGCCCCTCCGGCGAACCAACTCGGACGTCACCCACAACGGGGAGTTCCTGCCCGTGCAGAGGAAGCTCAGCGACCCCCACATCAGCCGGGGCACCTTCCTCAGCCCGCTGGGGAGCCTCCCGTCCCTGAAGCACGTGCGTGCGGAGGACGCGGCCAAGCGGAGGAGCAACGCGGTGGAGATCAGGTGTGTGCTGCCCCGCGCCATCCTGGACGGCAACAGCTCCTATCCGACCAGTGCTGCACAG GGGACGCACATCTACCGCTACCTCCCCAGGAACCCTGCGGGCAGAGAGCAAGGCAAGGAGGTCTCCTGCTCCCCACCGTGCGAGAAACCCCTGGGGGCCGGCAAGTACAGAGGGGACGGAGCCGAGCCCAAAAAGACCATTGCGGGCAGCCAGCCCTACTGGCAGAGCAAAGCCTTCAGCCCCAGCAAGCCGGCACGGCCCAGCCACCTCTCGCCCAGCAAGCCCAGGGTGGCTGGCAAACCCCTGACCTCCTTGCCAGAAATCCAGAAGGCAGCCGAGGAGCTGAGGACGCCCCTCGGCATCCCGCTCTCCAAGCTCTCCCAGTCCAAGCACCTCAAGAACAAGGTGGTGGCAGCGCCGGGTGCTCCCAGTGACTCCAAAAAGAAGCCCCCCGAGCCCACCAGCCAGAAGGAGCAGTAG
- the FAM83G gene encoding protein FAM83G isoform X2, with amino-acid sequence MDMFTDVDIFKDLLDAGFKRKVGVYIILDETNVKHFLQMCERAQMHAGHLKNLRVRSTGGTEFFTRSATKFKGALAQKFMFVDGDRAMCGSYSFTWSAARTDRNVITVLSGQVVEAFDKQFQELYLMSKGVSLKSISMGQEPEPEPVTLPSVVPVTPANAVVKKLINPKYALVKAKSADQISKTSSENQDKNQKTDNKGKALPEGQPGDRHGEAADLSLLIHPGLLNLEKANMFDYLPTWVEPDPEPGSEVLGYINIIDPKIKNVKLSQMNRIKVCDVSQASAQHRQMLKLRELEAKKNSDQEPPPVSPCPRQTPQVPAEAPVVPSPIEGSSWVMNQGGMSAAPPLSHRLKPPEETPEEAKPPVPKPRTIPAGNLVTKTIVPCDSSAVPDGDTQPPPADPAAARQEPKENPNGASPESCRPPPAAGPQEDRGPPCAHNGLGEEEEEEEEEYITLSDQESYSSSSADHSYRRSNASSISDEYFEVRDRYGPLRRTNSDVTHNGEFLPVQRKLSDPHISRGTFLSPLGSLPSLKHVRAEDAAKRRSNAVEIRCVLPRAILDGNSSYPTSAAQGTHIYRYLPRNPAGREQGKEVSCSPPCEKPLGAGKYRGDGAEPKKTIAGSQPYWQSKAFSPSKPARPSHLSPSKPRVAGKPLTSLPEIQKAAEELRTPLGIPLSKLSQSKHLKNKVVAAPGAPSDSKKKPPEPTSQKEQ; translated from the exons ATGGACATGTTCACCGACGTAGACATCTTCAAGGACCTCCTGGACGCGGGTTTCAAGAGGAAGGTCGGCGTCTACATCATTTTGGATGAGACCAACGTCAAGCACTTCCTGCAGATGTGCGAGCGAGCGCAGATGCACGCGGGACACTTGAAG AACCTCCGGGTCCGCAGCACGGGGGGCACGGAGTTCTTCACGCGCTCGGCCACCAAGTTCAAGGGGGCTCTGGCCCAGAAGTTCATGTTCGTGGATGGAGACCGGGCCATGTGCGGATCCTACAG CTTCACCTGGTCGGCAGCGCGGACGGACCGAAATGTCATCACGGTGCTGTCGGGCCAAGTGGTGGAGGCGTTCGACAAGCAGTTCCAGGAGCTGTACCTCATGTCCAAGGGCGTGAGCCTCAAATCCATCTCCATGGGCCAGGAGCCCGAACCCGAGCCCGTAACGCTGCCCTCCGTCGTGCCGGTGACCCCGGCCAATGCCGTGGTGAAGAAGCTGATAAACCCCAAATACGCCTTGGTGAAGGCCAAGAGCGCGGACCAGATCAGCAAGACTTCCTCCGAGAACCAGGACAAAAACCAGAAGACGGACAACAAGGGCAAAGCCCTACCCGAGGGCCAGCCAGGAGACCGGCACGGCGAGGCGGCTGACCTCTCCCTGCTCATCCACCCCGGCCTCCTCAACCTGGAGAAAGCCAACATGTTCGACTACCTGCCCACCTGGGTGGAGCCCGACCCCGAGCCCGGGAGCGAGGTCTTGGGTTACATCAACATCATCGACCCCAAGATAAAGAACGTGAAGCTCTCGCAGATGAACCGCATCAAAGTCTGCGACGTCTCCCAGGCCAGCGCGCAGCACCGGCAGATGCTGAAGCTCAGGGAGCTGGAGGCCAAGAAGAACTCAGACCAAGAGCCACCCCCGGTGTCCCCCTGTCCCAGACAGACCCCGCAGGTCCCCGCAGAAGCTCCTGTGGTGCCCAGCCCCATTgaaggcagcagctgggtgaTGAATCAAGGGGGGATGTCGGCCGCTCCGCCGCTCAGCCACCGCTTGAAGCCACCCGAGGAGACACCCGAAGAAGCCAAGCCCCCGGTTCCGAAGCCGAGGACCATCCCTGCTGGAAACCTGGTGACCAAAACCATCGTGCCCTGTGACAGCAGTGCTGTCCCCGATGGGGACACGCAGCCACCACCAGCCGACCCCGCGGCTGCAAGGCAGGAACCGAAGGAGAACCCCAACGGGGCCTCACCGGAGAGCTGCCGTCCCCCTCCGGCAGCGGGGCCCCAGGAGGACAGAGGGCCACCCTGCGCCCACAACGGGctgggggaagaggaagaggaggaggaggaggagtacATAACCCTGAGCGACCAGGAGAGCTACTCCAGCAGCTCCGCCGACCACAGCTACCGCCGCTCCAACGCCTCCTCCATCTCCGACGAGTACTTCGAGGTGAGGGACCGCTACGGGCCCCTCCGGCGAACCAACTCGGACGTCACCCACAACGGGGAGTTCCTGCCCGTGCAGAGGAAGCTCAGCGACCCCCACATCAGCCGGGGCACCTTCCTCAGCCCGCTGGGGAGCCTCCCGTCCCTGAAGCACGTGCGTGCGGAGGACGCGGCCAAGCGGAGGAGCAACGCGGTGGAGATCAGGTGTGTGCTGCCCCGCGCCATCCTGGACGGCAACAGCTCCTATCCGACCAGTGCTGCACAG GGGACGCACATCTACCGCTACCTCCCCAGGAACCCTGCGGGCAGAGAGCAAGGCAAGGAGGTCTCCTGCTCCCCACCGTGCGAGAAACCCCTGGGGGCCGGCAAGTACAGAGGGGACGGAGCCGAGCCCAAAAAGACCATTGCGGGCAGCCAGCCCTACTGGCAGAGCAAAGCCTTCAGCCCCAGCAAGCCGGCACGGCCCAGCCACCTCTCGCCCAGCAAGCCCAGGGTGGCTGGCAAACCCCTGACCTCCTTGCCAGAAATCCAGAAGGCAGCCGAGGAGCTGAGGACGCCCCTCGGCATCCCGCTCTCCAAGCTCTCCCAGTCCAAGCACCTCAAGAACAAGGTGGTGGCAGCGCCGGGTGCTCCCAGTGACTCCAAAAAGAAGCCCCCCGAGCCCACCAGCCAGAAGGAGCAGTAG